The Desulfobulbaceae bacterium genome has a segment encoding these proteins:
- a CDS encoding mechanosensitive ion channel, which translates to MEDKLPIIADWFIQYSGKIIAALLIFIIGRWLAIRLSSMFSKILEKNKVEITLVSFLKNIIYYALLIAVLIAALNQLGINTASFLTVVGAAGLAIGLALKDSLSNFSSGVMLILFRPFKIGDFVTAAGVSGTVNQISIFNTEMATPDNQKIIIPNSAIMGGVITNVTANPTRRIDLVAGISYADDIGTARKVLEKIIADDSRILADPATKIAVSELGDSSVNFIVRPWVNAEEYWDVRFSITEQIKLQFDAAGLNIPYPQQDVHLFVEKNVV; encoded by the coding sequence ATGGAAGACAAGCTGCCAATCATCGCCGACTGGTTCATCCAGTATTCAGGTAAAATTATTGCCGCACTCCTCATTTTTATTATCGGCCGCTGGCTGGCGATTCGCCTATCCTCGATGTTTTCAAAAATTCTCGAGAAGAACAAGGTCGAAATAACCCTTGTCAGCTTTCTGAAAAACATTATTTATTATGCCCTGCTTATCGCCGTTCTCATCGCGGCACTTAACCAACTCGGCATCAACACCGCATCTTTTCTCACTGTCGTTGGTGCGGCCGGCCTGGCTATTGGTCTGGCCCTGAAAGACTCATTAAGCAATTTTTCTTCCGGTGTTATGCTCATACTTTTCAGGCCATTTAAAATCGGTGATTTTGTTACCGCTGCTGGTGTTAGCGGCACAGTAAATCAGATCAGTATTTTTAACACTGAAATGGCTACCCCGGACAATCAGAAGATAATCATCCCCAATAGTGCCATCATGGGCGGTGTGATAACCAATGTCACAGCAAACCCAACCAGACGAATTGACCTGGTGGCCGGAATCAGCTATGCAGATGACATCGGAACAGCACGAAAAGTTCTTGAAAAAATTATTGCTGATGACTCGAGAATACTTGCTGACCCGGCAACTAAAATTGCGGTATCAGAACTCGGCGACAGCAGTGTTAACTTTATTGTCAGGCCATGGGTTAATGCCGAAGAATACTGGGATGTACGCTTCTCAATAACAGAGCAGATCAAGCTTCAGTTTGATGCCGCGGGTCTTAATATTCCGTACCCTCAACAAGATGTTCATCTCTTTGTAGAAAAAAATGTTGTTTAA